CTGAACCTGTTTGACCCTTTCTGATGCAGAAAACCCGCTGGCAATGATCGCTTTTTGATGTGGATGCAACTGGAGAATTTTTTTATACGTTTCCAGACCATCAATGCCAGGGTCCATGATCATATCCAAAACCAATAGATCGGCTGAATGATCCTTCATGTACTCAAAGGCTTCTTCACCACCTGATGCGGATGCGACTGAATAACCCAATTTTGTTAGCAACCGGGATGCAATGTCCCGCTGTTCTTTAATATCATCCACTATCAAAACGGACTCACCCTTTCCCCTATATTCTTCCACTGATACGGTTCTTTCCTTGGCTTCTTTTTCTTTCCTGGTTACCGGAAAATAAAGGGTAAAGGTCGTGCCTTTTCCTATCGTGCTTTGAACATCAATATATCCTCTATGGTCTTTCACCGTCCCCCACACCACCGCCATGCCTAATCCGGTCCCGCTTCTTCCCATTACCTTTTTGGTAAAAAAGGGCTCGAATATTCGCTCTAAATCCCCTGCCGAAATTCCTGCGCCGCTATCTGATACGATTAAGACCACATAATCGCCTTCTTTGATATTGTCATAACCTTTGATGGGTTGATCAATATACCTGCTTTCCGTTGATATGATGATGCTTCCGCCATCCGCCATGGCCTCTGCAGCATTACTAACCAGGTTCATGACCGTTTTCGACAGGTGAACCGGCGAACCCATTATATTCAGCAGGTCTGTTTCAAGATTGCGTTCAATTTTAGCATGGGGATGAAATTCTATTAATTTTGCAAATTCCGGGGATTCAAGATATCGATTGATAATTTGATTCAGGTTGGTCACTTCCGTAGCGACAATCCCCCTTCTGGCCAGTGTCAACAGGTCCTGAACAATAGCAGCTGCTCTTATTCCCGATTCTTGAATCGATAAAATGGGTGTTCTCAGGGGACTTTCTTCGGGCAGCTCCATCAATATTAAATCCGGATAACTCACCGTAGCGTTCAAAACATTGTTAAGGTCGTGGGCCACCCCACCGGCAAGGGTGCCGATGGCCTCCATCTTTTTGGCATGGGCCAGTTGTGTTTCCAGTCTGCGCCGTTCACGCTCTGCATGTTCACGCTCTTTTATTTCATGTTTAAGATCAATATTGGCTTTGGATAATTCCGCCGTACGTTCCTGTACCCTTTTTTCCAGCTCTTCCTGAGCTTTACGCAGCCTGATATCGGTCTCTTTCAGCTCTTTGATGGTTGTATTCAACTCATCGTTCTTGGAAGTTAATTTTTCTTCTGCCGTTTCTCTGAAATATTCAAACGCGAAAGAGAAGATAAAAACCACAATAAAGGAAGGAATAAATCGGATGATAAAATCTTTGGAATAATGGGTTAAATAGGGTAAATCGACATCGGCGGCAAAGAATATAATGGCTAAAAGTAAAAGGAGCATCGTTGCCGCCGCCCCTTTTTTGGAACCAAGCAGGAATGATGAAAATAGGGGAAACGTGTAGTACCACAGGTGAGCGGTATTATTCACCCCTCCGGTAGCCAAAAGGTAAAAAAACAGTATGCCGGCGGTGGCAATGCCAAATACACAGGCAAATTGATAATTCTCACCCCAATTGAGCGAAA
Above is a genomic segment from Thermodesulfobacteriota bacterium containing:
- a CDS encoding response regulator encodes the protein MKAFQNLGFWFRHHLYTLILKAFPAFLDGYYYFFSLNWGENYQFACVFGIATAGILFFYLLATGGVNNTAHLWYYTFPLFSSFLLGSKKGAAATMLLLLLAIIFFAADVDLPYLTHYSKDFIIRFIPSFIVVFIFSFAFEYFRETAEEKLTSKNDELNTTIKELKETDIRLRKAQEELEKRVQERTAELSKANIDLKHEIKEREHAERERRRLETQLAHAKKMEAIGTLAGGVAHDLNNVLNATVSYPDLILMELPEESPLRTPILSIQESGIRAAAIVQDLLTLARRGIVATEVTNLNQIINRYLESPEFAKLIEFHPHAKIERNLETDLLNIMGSPVHLSKTVMNLVSNAAEAMADGGSIIISTESRYIDQPIKGYDNIKEGDYVVLIVSDSGAGISAGDLERIFEPFFTKKVMGRSGTGLGMAVVWGTVKDHRGYIDVQSTIGKGTTFTLYFPVTRKEKEAKERTVSVEEYRGKGESVLIVDDIKEQRDIASRLLTKLGYSVASASGGEEAFEYMKDHSADLLVLDMIMDPGIDGLETYKKILQLHPHQKAIIASGFSASERVKQVQKLGAGAYIKKPYTIEKIGIAIKNELENKQS